Proteins encoded by one window of Castor canadensis chromosome 2, mCasCan1.hap1v2, whole genome shotgun sequence:
- the Fam118b gene encoding protein FAM118B isoform X2, which yields MASTGSQASDIDEIFGFFSDGEPPTKKPRKLLPSLKTKKPRELVLVIGTGISAAVAPQVPALKSWKGLIQALLDAAIDFDLLEDEESKKFQKCLHEDKNLVHVAHDLIQKLSPRTSNVRSTFFKDCLYEVFDDLESKMEDSGKQLLQSVLHLMENGALVLTTNFDNLLELYAADQGKQLESLDLTDEKKVLEWAQEKRKLSVLHIHGVYTNPSGIVLHPAGYQNVLRNTEVMREIQKLYENKSFLFLGCGWTVDDTTFQALFLEAVKHKSDLEHFMLVRRGDVDEFKKLRENMLDKGIKVISYGNDYADLPEYFKRLTSEISTRGRSSGVVREGQLNGSSAAHGEIRGCST from the exons ATGGCTTCTACAGGGAGCCAGGCCTCTGATATAGACGAGATTTTTGGATTCTTCAGTGATGGCGAACCCCCCACCAAAAAGCCCAG AAAGCTGCTTCCAAGCTTAAAGACTAAGAAGCCCCGAGAACTTGTGCTGGTGATTGGAACAGGCATTAGTGCTGCAGTTGCACCTCAGGTTCCAGCGCTAAAATCCTGGAAGGGGTTAATTCAGGCCTTACTGGATGCTGCCATTGATTTTGATCTTCTAGAAGATGAAGAGAGCAAAAAGTTTCAGAAATGTCTCCATGAAGATAAGAACCTTGTCCATGTTGCCCATGACCTTATTCAGAAGCTCTCACCT CGTACCAGTAATGTTCGATCCACATTTTTCAAAGACTGTTTATATGAAGTATTTGATGACCTGGAGTCAAAGATGGAAGATTCTGGAAAACAGCTATTGCAATCAGTTCTCCACCTGATGGAAAATGGGGCCCTAGTATTAACTACGAATTTTGATAATCTTCTGGAACTGTATGCGGCAGACCAGGGAAAACAGCTTGAATCCCTTGACCTTACTGATGAGAAAAAG GTCCTGGAGTGGGCCCAGGAGAAGCGGAAGCTGAGTGTGTTACACATCCATGGGGTCTATACCAACCCTAGTGGCATTGTCCTCCATCCAGCTGGATATCAGAATGTGCTCAGGAACACTGAAGTTATG agGGAGATTCAAAAACTCTATGAAAATAAGTCATTTCTTTTCCTGGGTTGTGGCTGGACTGTGGATGACACCACTTTCCAGGCCCTCTTCCTGGAGGCTGTCAAGCATAAATCTGACTTAGAACATTTCATGCTGGTTCGGAGAGGAGATGTAGATGAGTTCAAGAAGCTTCGAGAAAACATGCTGGACAAAGGGATTAAGGTCATCTCCTATGGAAATGACTATGCTGATCTCCCGGAATATTTCAAGCGACTGACAAGTGAGATCTCCACAAGGGGTAGATCATCAG GGGTGGTGAGAGAAGGCCAGCTAAATGGTTCATCTGCAGCACATGGTGAAATAAGAG gCTGTAGTACATGA
- the Fam118b gene encoding protein FAM118B isoform X1, whose amino-acid sequence MASTGSQASDIDEIFGFFSDGEPPTKKPRKLLPSLKTKKPRELVLVIGTGISAAVAPQVPALKSWKGLIQALLDAAIDFDLLEDEESKKFQKCLHEDKNLVHVAHDLIQKLSPRTSNVRSTFFKDCLYEVFDDLESKMEDSGKQLLQSVLHLMENGALVLTTNFDNLLELYAADQGKQLESLDLTDEKKVLEWAQEKRKLSVLHIHGVYTNPSGIVLHPAGYQNVLRNTEVMREIQKLYENKSFLFLGCGWTVDDTTFQALFLEAVKHKSDLEHFMLVRRGDVDEFKKLRENMLDKGIKVISYGNDYADLPEYFKRLTSEISTRGRSSAGVVREGQLNGSSAAHGEIRGCST is encoded by the exons ATGGCTTCTACAGGGAGCCAGGCCTCTGATATAGACGAGATTTTTGGATTCTTCAGTGATGGCGAACCCCCCACCAAAAAGCCCAG AAAGCTGCTTCCAAGCTTAAAGACTAAGAAGCCCCGAGAACTTGTGCTGGTGATTGGAACAGGCATTAGTGCTGCAGTTGCACCTCAGGTTCCAGCGCTAAAATCCTGGAAGGGGTTAATTCAGGCCTTACTGGATGCTGCCATTGATTTTGATCTTCTAGAAGATGAAGAGAGCAAAAAGTTTCAGAAATGTCTCCATGAAGATAAGAACCTTGTCCATGTTGCCCATGACCTTATTCAGAAGCTCTCACCT CGTACCAGTAATGTTCGATCCACATTTTTCAAAGACTGTTTATATGAAGTATTTGATGACCTGGAGTCAAAGATGGAAGATTCTGGAAAACAGCTATTGCAATCAGTTCTCCACCTGATGGAAAATGGGGCCCTAGTATTAACTACGAATTTTGATAATCTTCTGGAACTGTATGCGGCAGACCAGGGAAAACAGCTTGAATCCCTTGACCTTACTGATGAGAAAAAG GTCCTGGAGTGGGCCCAGGAGAAGCGGAAGCTGAGTGTGTTACACATCCATGGGGTCTATACCAACCCTAGTGGCATTGTCCTCCATCCAGCTGGATATCAGAATGTGCTCAGGAACACTGAAGTTATG agGGAGATTCAAAAACTCTATGAAAATAAGTCATTTCTTTTCCTGGGTTGTGGCTGGACTGTGGATGACACCACTTTCCAGGCCCTCTTCCTGGAGGCTGTCAAGCATAAATCTGACTTAGAACATTTCATGCTGGTTCGGAGAGGAGATGTAGATGAGTTCAAGAAGCTTCGAGAAAACATGCTGGACAAAGGGATTAAGGTCATCTCCTATGGAAATGACTATGCTGATCTCCCGGAATATTTCAAGCGACTGACAAGTGAGATCTCCACAAGGGGTAGATCATCAG CAGGGGTGGTGAGAGAAGGCCAGCTAAATGGTTCATCTGCAGCACATGGTGAAATAAGAG gCTGTAGTACATGA